The genomic DNA CGAGGCCGGGGAAGATCCCCATCCACGGGGCCTGCCGCAGGAAGCCGCGGCCCTCCGACAACATGCGACCCCAGCTCGGGTCGGGGGGTTGCGTCCCGAGCCCGAAGAACGACAGGGCGGCTTCGGCGAGGATGGCGAAGGCGAGGCTGAGCGACGTCTGGACGAGGATCGGCCCGACGGCGTTCGGCAGCACGTGCCGGAGCATCACGCGGTCGCCGCGCGCCCCGAGGGCGCGGGCGGAGGTGACGTACTCGCGACCGCGGACGGAGAGGACCGCGCCGCGCGTCACGCGCGCGAAGATGGGGACGTACACGATCGCGATCGCGATCATGGCGTTGCCGACGCCGCGCCCCAGGACCGCCATGACGGTGATCGCGAGCAGGACGGCGGGGAAGGCGAACAGGACGTCCATGAGGCGCATCACGACCTCGTCGATCCACCCGCCGAGGTAGCCGGCGGCGAGCCCGAGCGCGATGCCGACCGTGCCGCTGAGGCCGACGGCGATGAAGGCGACCTGCAGCGAGACGCGGGCGCCGTACAGGATGCGGCTGAAGACGTCGCGACCGAAGTCGTCGGTGCCGAACGGGTGCGCGAGGCTGGGCGGCGCGAAGCGCGCCCCGAAATCCATCGCCAGGGGGTCGTACGGCGCGACGGCGCGCCCGAACAGGGCGGCGAACACGAGCAGCGCGACCAGGGCGGCGCCGGTCATCGCCAGGCGGTGGCGGGCGAAGCGTCGCAGCGCGTCGCGCCACGGTGGGCGGGAGGGGGCGGTGGGGCCGGCGTCGCGGGGGGCGGTCGTCATCAGGCGACCTCGACGCTGGGGTCGAGCAGGACGTAGGACAGGTCGGTCAGGAGGTTGACGACGGTGAAGGCGACGGCGGCCATCAACACCGACGCCTGCAGGACCGGGTAGTCGCGTTGCAGGGTGGCGTTGAGGGCCAACTGACCGAGGCCGGGCCACGCGAAGATGATCTCGATCACGACGATGCTCGACAGCAGCGTCGCCATCTGCAGGCCGATGATCGTGACGATGCTGATTGCGGCGTTGCGCAGCACGTGCTTCGTCAGGACGCGGCGGGCCGCGACGCCCTTCGCGCGGGCGGTGCGGACGTAGTCCATGCCGAGCACCTCGAGCAGGGCGCTGCGCACGAAGCGGGTCATGATCGAGCCGCTGATCAGGCCCGCCGTGAGGGCGGGGAGGACCAGGTGCGACGCCCACGCCCCGAGGCCGGCGGAGAGCGGCGCGTAGCCGGAGCTGGGGAGCCACCCGAGGGTCTCGGCGAACAGGAGGATGAACAGGATGCCCATCCAGAAGTCGGGGATCGAGACGCCGACCTGACTGAAGATCGAGGCGGCGAGGTCGCGTTTCCCGCCGGGCTTCAGCGCGGAGAGCAGACCGAGGGGGAGGGCGATGGCGAGGCCGACGACGAGCGCGGCGAACGCCAGCCCGACGGTGGCGGGGACGCGCCGCACGATCTCGTCGCGGATGGGGGTGCCCGTCACCATGCTGTCGCCGAAGTCGCCGCGCAGGACGATGCCGCCGGCCCAGTCGAGGTACTGCACGACGAGGGGGCGGTCCAGCCCCATGCGGGCCTCGAGGGCGGCGACCGCCTCGTCGGTGGCCTGCACGCCGAGGCGGACGCGGGCGGCGCTGCCGGGCAGGAGCGGTTGGACGCTGAACACGACGATCGACACCCCGAGCAGCACGAGGCCGAGGGTGGCGAGGCGGCGCAGCAGGTAGCGGATGGACATCGACGACCCTGGGGCCCGAAGGCCGAACGCGAGGGGGTGTGGGGACGGGTGCGGGGGGCGAGCGTGCGGGGGGTGAGCGCGCGGGGCCCGACGGCGTGGGGTGGGCCGCGGCCCACCCCACGCGCGGGCGTCAGTCGTTCAGCCAGGTCGTGACGAAGCGGATCGTCTGGTCGGCGCGGGCGGCGTAGCCCTCGACGGCGGGCCGGTAGGCCTGGACGTTGGCGGGGTTGTAGAGGTAGATGAACGGCGCGTCGCGGACGATCTCGCGGTTCACCTGTTCGTAGATCGCGTAGCGGGCGGCGAACTCGGTCTCGCCGCGGCCGCGCAGCAGCAGGTCGTCGAGCGTCTCGTTTTCGTACCCGGTGACGTTGAACGAGCCGTCGCTCTTGTGTTGCGCGTAGAAGAAGTCGTCGGGATCGAGCAGCACGAGCCAGGAGAGGATCAGCGTGTCGTAGCTGCCCTGCGCTTGGCGTTCGAGCCAATCGCCGAACTCGCGCGTGTCGATCGTGACGTCGATGCCGAGCGGCGCGAGTTGCGCCTGGATGACCTGCGCGGCGCGCACGTCCTGCGGGTAGGCGGTGGTCGCCATCAGGTCGATCGAGAAGCCGTCCGCGACGCCGGCCTCCTCGAGCAGCGCGCGGGCGGCGTCGAGGTCGCCGCCGTACGGCGCGTAGTCGATCGCCCACCGGCTGGTGGAGGGGATGGGGTCCTGCGTGGCGGTGCCGGTCCCGAAGGTGGCGGCTTCGGCGATCTGTTCGCGGTCGATCGCTTCGGCGATGGCGCGGCGGACGCGGACGTCGTCGAGCGGTTCGACCTCGGTGTTGAGGCCGACGTAGTGGTAGCTGGGGGCGGGGGTGGTGTCGATCACCACGTCGTCGCGCGCCTCGAGCTCCTCGATCGCTTGCAGCGGGACGCTGAGGCTCCAGTCGACGTCGCCGCTCACGAGCGCGCTGCGCTTGACGGATTCGTCGGGGATGACGTTCAGCTGCAGGGCGTCGAGGTACGGCAGGGGCGTGCCGTCCGCGTCGCTGCGCCAGTAGGCGTCGTTGCGTTCCAGCGTGATGCTCGTGCCGGGCTGGAAGTCGGTGATCACGAACGGGCCGGTGCCGATGGGGCCGCGCGCGTCGATGGAGCCGTCCTCGACCGATTCGCGGGCGATGATCCCGAACGGCGCGCCGCTCCCGAGTTTGGCGAGGAAGCCGGCGTTGGGGGCGTTCAGGGTGAAGCGCACCGTGTGGTCGCCGTCCGCCTCGATGCTCGCGACCTCCGAGAGGCGCCAGGCGTTGCCCGAGACGTCGGGGTCGAGCATGCGTTCGTACGTGTAGACGACGTCGTCGGCGGTGAGGGGGCGGCCGTTGGAGAACGTGACGTCGTCGCGGAGCTCGAAGGTCCACGTGAGGCCGTCGTCGCTCAGCGTCCAGGATTCGGCGAGGGCGGGGACGGGGTCGAGGTTCGCGTCGAGCTCGACGAGGGTGTCGAGGGTCTGCTGCAGCACCTGGAACGAGTTGTACGCCGTCGTGGTGTGCGGGTCGAGGCCGGGCGTGTCGCTCCAGGCGGCGGTGAGCGTCCCGCCGGGGGTTTGCGCGGTCGCGACGCCGAACGCCAGCGCGGCGACGAGGGCGAGGAGGAACGGTCGGAGGATGGTCATGAGGCACTCCCTACGGGGTCGGGAACGTCGTCCGGTTCGGGCTCCCCGGGGATCGCCCAGTCCCAGACGCTCTTCTTGATCTTCACGACGTGCACGGTCTCGCTGGACGTGATCCCCGGGTGGCCCAGCTCCTCGGTGAGGAACGCGTGGAGTTCCTCGACGTCGGCGTGGAGGGATTCGACGACCACGTTGTGGCTGCCGACGCCGATGGCGACGTAGCGCGCGGCGGGGTGGCGCGCGATGCGGTCGGTGACCTCCTCCACCAGACCGGGGTGGGCGCGGGCGTAGGTCGTCGCGACGACCGGCGTCCCGAGCGCGAGGGGGTCGGAGATCGCTTGGATCGTCATCCAGCCCTCCTCGAGCAGGCGTGCGACGCGTTTTCGGACCATGGATTCCGACACCCCGATGCGGCGCGCCACCTCGCGAAAGGCCATGCGGCCGTCCTCGCGGAGGAGGTCGACGATGGCACGGTCGGTCGGGTCGAGTTGGCGATACCAGGGGGTGCCCACGCGGATCCTCCGATCCTGCAACTCGTTGCAGCCTGCCGCGAGATTACTCGCGTCGCGTCCGAATCGTCAAGGAACCGGACGCAATGCGTCCGGTTCGGACCGCTACGGGGCGCGTCCCTTGCGCTCGGGGTCCCTCCCGGAGCGAGGTTGCCTCAGCGCGCCCCGGCGCGCGCGACGACGGCCGCCGCCAACGCCTCGCTCGCCGCCACCACCGGGACCGCCGCGTCGCCGTCGCGCAGCAGCAGCGGCACCTCGGTGCAGGCCGCCAGCAGCACCTCCGCGCCCGCCGCGACGCTCCGCGCGGCGAGGGCCCGCGCCGCGGCGCGCTCGGCCGCCCCGTACCGCCCGCCCTTCACCGCGTAGATCAGGTCCATCCACGCCGCCCGCTCGTCCTCCGGCGCGTCCACCACCGCCAGCCCCCGCCCCGCGAGGGCGCCGGGCACGTGCCCCGCCCGCCACGTCGACGTCGTCGCGATCACGCCGACCCGCCCCGCGGCAGGAGCGGCGGCGCGGACCGCGTCCGCGCTCGCCTCGACGGCGTCCACCCACGCGTCGCCGACCGCGGCGCGCAGCGGATCCGCGAAGGCGTGCGCCGTGACGCACGGCATGCACACGAGGTCCGCGCCGGCGTCGCGCAACGCCGCCCCCTTCGCCGCCAGGATCGGGGCGGGGGAGGGACCCTCCCCCGCCATCGCCGCGTTCCGGTCCGGAATCGCGGGGTCGGCGTCCACCAGCAGCCGCAGGTGCCCCTGCTCGGTCGCGGCCGGCGTCGCGGCGAGCACCGCCTCGCCGAACGCCCACGTCGCCGCGGGCCCCATCCCCCCGATCACCCCCACCGTGACGCGGGCCGGGTCGGCGGCGGGGATCACCCCGCGCGCACCTGCGCCGGGTAGGCGTGCAGGGCGGGACTTCCGC from Trueperaceae bacterium includes the following:
- a CDS encoding ABC transporter permease, whose product is MTTAPRDAGPTAPSRPPWRDALRRFARHRLAMTGAALVALLVFAALFGRAVAPYDPLAMDFGARFAPPSLAHPFGTDDFGRDVFSRILYGARVSLQVAFIAVGLSGTVGIALGLAAGYLGGWIDEVVMRLMDVLFAFPAVLLAITVMAVLGRGVGNAMIAIAIVYVPIFARVTRGAVLSVRGREYVTSARALGARGDRVMLRHVLPNAVGPILVQTSLSLAFAILAEAALSFFGLGTQPPDPSWGRMLSEGRGFLRQAPWMGIFPGLAIMVSVLGFNFLGDGLRDLLDPRTSRR
- a CDS encoding ABC transporter permease, with translation MSIRYLLRRLATLGLVLLGVSIVVFSVQPLLPGSAARVRLGVQATDEAVAALEARMGLDRPLVVQYLDWAGGIVLRGDFGDSMVTGTPIRDEIVRRVPATVGLAFAALVVGLAIALPLGLLSALKPGGKRDLAASIFSQVGVSIPDFWMGILFILLFAETLGWLPSSGYAPLSAGLGAWASHLVLPALTAGLISGSIMTRFVRSALLEVLGMDYVRTARAKGVAARRVLTKHVLRNAAISIVTIIGLQMATLLSSIVVIEIIFAWPGLGQLALNATLQRDYPVLQASVLMAAVAFTVVNLLTDLSYVLLDPSVEVA
- a CDS encoding ABC transporter substrate-binding protein, with translation MTILRPFLLALVAALAFGVATAQTPGGTLTAAWSDTPGLDPHTTTAYNSFQVLQQTLDTLVELDANLDPVPALAESWTLSDDGLTWTFELRDDVTFSNGRPLTADDVVYTYERMLDPDVSGNAWRLSEVASIEADGDHTVRFTLNAPNAGFLAKLGSGAPFGIIARESVEDGSIDARGPIGTGPFVITDFQPGTSITLERNDAYWRSDADGTPLPYLDALQLNVIPDESVKRSALVSGDVDWSLSVPLQAIEELEARDDVVIDTTPAPSYHYVGLNTEVEPLDDVRVRRAIAEAIDREQIAEAATFGTGTATQDPIPSTSRWAIDYAPYGGDLDAARALLEEAGVADGFSIDLMATTAYPQDVRAAQVIQAQLAPLGIDVTIDTREFGDWLERQAQGSYDTLILSWLVLLDPDDFFYAQHKSDGSFNVTGYENETLDDLLLRGRGETEFAARYAIYEQVNREIVRDAPFIYLYNPANVQAYRPAVEGYAARADQTIRFVTTWLND
- a CDS encoding Lrp/AsnC family transcriptional regulator, coding for MGTPWYRQLDPTDRAIVDLLREDGRMAFREVARRIGVSESMVRKRVARLLEEGWMTIQAISDPLALGTPVVATTYARAHPGLVEEVTDRIARHPAARYVAIGVGSHNVVVESLHADVEELHAFLTEELGHPGITSSETVHVVKIKKSVWDWAIPGEPEPDDVPDPVGSAS
- a CDS encoding amino acid racemase; this encodes MIPAADPARVTVGVIGGMGPAATWAFGEAVLAATPAATEQGHLRLLVDADPAIPDRNAAMAGEGPSPAPILAAKGAALRDAGADLVCMPCVTAHAFADPLRAAVGDAWVDAVEASADAVRAAAPAAGRVGVIATTSTWRAGHVPGALAGRGLAVVDAPEDERAAWMDLIYAVKGGRYGAAERAAARALAARSVAAGAEVLLAACTEVPLLLRDGDAAVPVVAASEALAAAVVARAGAR